In a single window of the Zingiber officinale cultivar Zhangliang unplaced genomic scaffold, Zo_v1.1 ctg59, whole genome shotgun sequence genome:
- the LOC122037511 gene encoding uncharacterized protein LOC122037511 → MEDRCTDSESDIFPSPLALVFSRPNFSNKGGCGDFSADLRTVSSLATFIRRSQSLPVNLAQAYLRLPLAAVPAAHDRGPLLLAARCRGPPRLAAPSSSSSTPWVHCRLAEAEGLVLMKRFACCRRRTKDFSLDFEDQDRLVEEGIGLRRISIRLSSTFFHVFV, encoded by the exons ATGGAAGATAGATGCACTGATTCAGaa TCCGATATATTCCCTTCACCTCTTGCCCTAGTTTTTTCACGCCCTAATTTTTCCAACAAAGGCGGCTGTGGCGATTTTTCTGCCGATCTCCGGACGGTAAGCTCTCTTGCCACTTTTATCCGACGATCCCAGTCCCTTCCTGTAAACCTAGCCCAGGCGTACCTCAGGTTGCCGCTCGCGGCCGTGCCTGCCGCTCACGACCGCGGGCCGCTGCTCCTGGCCGCTCGCTGCCGCGGGCCGCCGCGCCTGGCCGctccctcctcttcttcttccactcCATGGGTGCATTGCCGATTGGCAGAAGCAGAG GGATTGGTTCTCATGAAGAGATTTGCTTGCTGTCGCCGCCGGACAAAAGATTTCAGCCTTGATTTCGAGGATCAAGACC GGTTG GTAGAAGAAGGAATTGGATTGAGAAGGATCTCCATAAGATTATCTTCtactttttttcatgtttttgtaTGA